The following proteins are co-located in the Lichenicola cladoniae genome:
- a CDS encoding sugar-transfer associated ATP-grasp domain-containing protein codes for MPTKIVAGVIRPKILGRSRPPQLEERPSFAPLDATTRAGTLEIVMSASVSVTASSPSRASLDAVPWVDVAGNARAALFAGKRFTTMLREVIALRRGPGQLTMAEYFYYRLWDRPLSLKEKTRYVGKTALHGIHLACNDHAWYAVTQDKLLFHAAATGAGLPVPELLAVVHSSREAVGKPALATVEATASVLRDPALYPFFAKPIAGIYSLGAISADRLDTRARAYLGDGTDCSITDLAADLTADDGGMLIQRRLRPAVSIARDFGDRLWSIRLLVLLTDDGPQVTRAVAKIPAPGNVADNFWRPGNMIAAVNVGTGTTERVVRGTGMEMEVDFDHPETGKRLVGAVLPDWPQLLDVVQRAARTFPGVRTQSWDVALTDNGPVLLEVNWGGDLNLAQLAYGYGVLDERYAAHLRMNAYQKSKAQRRLGRLREAIRRD; via the coding sequence TTGCCAACCAAGATCGTCGCGGGCGTGATCCGACCCAAAATCCTTGGTCGTTCCAGGCCGCCGCAGTTGGAAGAAAGACCTTCGTTCGCACCGCTGGACGCTACGACCAGGGCAGGCACCCTGGAGATCGTCATGTCAGCATCCGTTTCCGTCACGGCTTCATCCCCAAGCCGGGCATCGCTCGATGCGGTGCCTTGGGTCGATGTCGCCGGCAATGCCCGCGCGGCGTTGTTCGCCGGCAAGCGTTTCACGACGATGCTGCGCGAAGTCATTGCGCTGCGTCGTGGTCCCGGTCAGCTGACCATGGCGGAGTACTTCTATTACCGTCTGTGGGACCGGCCGTTATCGCTGAAAGAGAAGACTCGCTACGTCGGCAAGACGGCTCTGCATGGGATCCACTTGGCCTGTAACGACCATGCTTGGTACGCCGTGACCCAGGACAAGCTCTTGTTCCACGCGGCAGCCACAGGTGCCGGCCTGCCGGTGCCTGAGCTGCTGGCCGTGGTCCATTCTAGCCGGGAGGCTGTCGGCAAGCCGGCTCTGGCGACCGTCGAAGCGACGGCGAGCGTGCTTCGCGACCCGGCGCTGTACCCGTTCTTCGCCAAGCCGATCGCCGGCATTTATAGCCTCGGCGCGATCAGCGCCGACCGCCTGGATACGCGGGCGAGGGCCTACCTTGGCGATGGCACAGATTGCAGCATCACGGACCTTGCTGCCGACCTGACGGCCGACGACGGCGGCATGTTGATCCAGCGCCGGCTCCGGCCGGCGGTGAGCATCGCCCGAGATTTCGGCGATCGACTGTGGTCGATCCGATTGCTCGTCCTCCTGACGGACGATGGGCCGCAGGTCACCCGGGCCGTGGCCAAGATCCCGGCACCCGGCAACGTGGCGGATAACTTCTGGCGCCCCGGCAACATGATCGCTGCAGTCAACGTCGGAACGGGCACGACCGAACGCGTGGTGCGGGGAACCGGCATGGAAATGGAGGTCGACTTCGACCATCCGGAGACGGGCAAGCGGCTGGTGGGTGCCGTGCTGCCCGATTGGCCGCAACTGCTGGATGTGGTGCAACGGGCGGCCAGAACCTTCCCCGGGGTGCGAACGCAGTCCTGGGACGTGGCGTTGACGGATAACGGGCCGGTGTTGCTCGAGGTGAACTGGGGCGGCGATCTCAATCTGGCGCAGCTGGCCTATGGGTATGGCGTGCTCGACGAACGGTACGCGGCGCATTTACGCATGAACGCGTATCAGAAAAGCAAAGCGCAGCGGCGGCTCGGCCGCCTGCGCGAAGCTATACGCCGTGATTAG
- a CDS encoding LexA family protein: MTANSTWLLSDLPPLRRSSISRSTRLVMPRLPDVAREYDGGNTTGFVSPAGDSLEGPIDLSEVLDLRRPHRYPVRVKGDALLERGIQHGDILIADAAASPAAGQVVIAMIHGDVLVCQLAYRCGQWWLKPSGADKEPQPVADEAEIWAVVAALVRTSV, translated from the coding sequence ATGACGGCCAACTCGACGTGGTTGCTCAGCGATCTGCCGCCGCTTCGCCGCAGCAGCATCAGCCGTTCCACACGTCTCGTCATGCCCAGGTTGCCTGACGTGGCCCGGGAGTACGACGGCGGCAATACCACGGGCTTCGTCAGCCCCGCCGGTGACAGCCTGGAAGGGCCGATCGACCTGTCCGAGGTCCTCGACCTGCGCCGTCCCCATCGCTACCCGGTGCGGGTCAAGGGCGACGCCCTGCTCGAACGCGGCATCCAGCACGGTGATATCCTGATCGCCGACGCGGCGGCTTCGCCGGCCGCCGGCCAGGTTGTCATCGCCATGATCCACGGCGACGTGCTGGTATGTCAGCTGGCTTATCGCTGCGGTCAGTGGTGGCTCAAGCCGAGTGGCGCGGACAAAGAGCCGCAGCCTGTCGCGGACGAGGCTGAGATATGGGCCGTTGTCGCCGCCCTGGTCCGAACCAGCGTGTAG
- a CDS encoding putative quinol monooxygenase: MTPSVTFTVQLTLKPDEVERFCDSLLPELLQQTRGFEGVRSARAVRMDDGSNRVLFIDEFDSIEANQRYLAWREERGELTMLRSLLTQPPIMDLWPLTIKTV, translated from the coding sequence ATGACGCCAAGCGTTACGTTTACCGTGCAGCTCACACTAAAGCCCGATGAAGTCGAACGTTTTTGTGACAGTTTGCTCCCCGAACTGTTGCAACAAACGCGAGGGTTTGAGGGCGTACGTTCTGCGCGTGCGGTTCGAATGGACGACGGGAGCAATAGGGTTCTCTTCATCGACGAGTTCGACAGCATCGAGGCTAATCAGAGATACCTTGCGTGGCGAGAGGAACGTGGTGAGCTCACAATGTTGCGTAGCCTGCTGACACAGCCGCCAATCATGGACCTGTGGCCTCTCACTATAAAGACCGTCTGA
- a CDS encoding AbrB/MazE/SpoVT family DNA-binding domain-containing protein has protein sequence MFEDVDQFEAVVGADGSITVPKLLLERQRWAPGTRLLIEETDDGILITTGPA, from the coding sequence ATGTTCGAGGACGTGGATCAGTTCGAGGCAGTCGTCGGCGCCGATGGCAGCATCACTGTGCCGAAGCTGCTCCTGGAACGGCAACGATGGGCCCCCGGCACGCGACTGCTGATCGAGGAAACCGACGACGGGATCTTGATCACCACCGGTCCGGCCTAA
- a CDS encoding nuclease-related domain-containing protein: MREVRALGFPALHDAILADLFGLTQIDHLVKSSDAIIVIETKTFGGHITGSRHGNEWVQHLVGGEIRHPFQNPVHQNHRHRQAVEAAVAGYDVPIIGYVVSAGSATFAEDLMGLVVPVDRLGEMFRDNPPRPHDPRMLDRAWQRLVDAVAAGEPRREEHQDLLRVRRNIDSH, encoded by the coding sequence GTGCGCGAGGTGCGTGCGCTGGGTTTTCCGGCGCTGCACGACGCAATCCTGGCCGATCTATTCGGGCTGACGCAGATCGATCATCTGGTGAAGAGCTCGGACGCGATCATCGTCATCGAGACCAAGACCTTCGGCGGCCACATCACCGGTAGCCGGCATGGCAACGAGTGGGTGCAGCACCTCGTCGGCGGGGAAATCCGGCATCCGTTCCAGAACCCGGTGCATCAGAACCATCGGCATCGTCAGGCCGTCGAGGCGGCGGTGGCGGGATATGACGTGCCGATCATCGGTTATGTGGTGTCGGCTGGTTCGGCGACGTTCGCCGAGGATCTCATGGGGCTTGTGGTGCCGGTCGACCGGCTCGGCGAGATGTTTCGCGACAATCCGCCACGGCCTCATGATCCGCGCATGCTCGATCGCGCCTGGCAGCGCCTGGTCGATGCCGTGGCGGCGGGGGAGCCACGGCGCGAGGAGCATCAGGACTTGCTCCGAGTCCGCCGCAACATCGATTCACATTAG
- a CDS encoding Y-family DNA polymerase, with protein sequence MGRCRRPGPNQRVGTMPIFGLIDGNSFYCSCEAAFDPTLFGQAVVVLSNNDGCAIARSAGAKALGIKMGDPWHLVRSKRELCGVHWFSSNYPLYADLSRRIYQVLTDRVPRVEPYSIDEMFLDLTALPGNLFERCRQIRADVLRIAKIPTCLGWGPTKTIAKLANSIAKHEPGLLGLCDLTNPAVRAAYYARLPAAEVWGIGSRTAEKLERAGVTTIADFVAMDSKTLRDLLTVVGARIQAELLGVSCLPLSLMAPTRKGIAVTRSFGHPVTTWQELREAVAAYASRAGEKLRTEGLQACHMAVFLQTNPHKPDENWHSGQRAGRIEPTSDSMTLIREALRMLRPLWRGGHRYFKAGVILSDLVLARDQPAMLFAVTDPVKSAKIMTALDAVNARYGRGTLRPLATGIERTWSTRHDRLSPRYTTSLKEMLVATAW encoded by the coding sequence ATGGGCCGTTGTCGCCGCCCTGGTCCGAACCAGCGTGTAGGCACTATGCCGATATTCGGACTTATCGACGGCAACTCGTTTTACTGTTCCTGCGAAGCCGCCTTCGATCCCACCTTGTTTGGACAGGCTGTTGTGGTGCTGTCTAACAATGATGGCTGCGCCATCGCGCGCTCGGCTGGCGCCAAAGCGCTTGGGATCAAGATGGGTGATCCTTGGCATCTCGTTCGCTCGAAACGCGAACTCTGTGGCGTGCATTGGTTCTCTTCGAATTACCCGCTGTACGCCGATCTCTCTCGACGGATTTATCAGGTCCTGACCGACCGCGTTCCGCGTGTCGAACCTTACAGCATCGACGAGATGTTTCTGGACCTGACCGCCCTGCCCGGCAACCTCTTCGAGCGCTGCCGGCAGATCCGCGCCGATGTGCTGCGCATCGCAAAAATCCCGACCTGTCTTGGCTGGGGGCCAACCAAGACCATCGCCAAACTCGCCAACAGTATTGCCAAGCATGAACCCGGCTTGCTCGGCCTGTGCGATCTGACCAACCCTGCCGTACGCGCAGCCTATTATGCGCGCCTGCCTGCCGCCGAGGTTTGGGGCATCGGCAGCCGCACCGCCGAGAAGCTCGAGCGGGCCGGGGTGACGACCATCGCCGACTTCGTGGCGATGGACTCGAAAACCTTGCGCGATCTCCTCACCGTCGTCGGCGCCAGGATCCAGGCTGAACTTCTCGGTGTCTCATGCCTGCCGCTCAGCCTTATGGCGCCGACCCGCAAGGGGATCGCCGTCACTCGCAGTTTCGGGCATCCGGTAACGACGTGGCAGGAGCTACGCGAAGCCGTCGCCGCCTACGCTTCGCGGGCGGGCGAGAAGCTCCGCACCGAGGGCCTCCAAGCCTGCCATATGGCTGTGTTCCTGCAGACCAACCCGCACAAGCCAGACGAGAACTGGCATTCCGGCCAGCGCGCCGGCCGGATCGAGCCGACATCGGACAGCATGACCCTGATCCGCGAAGCCCTGCGTATGCTCCGCCCGCTCTGGCGCGGCGGACATCGCTACTTCAAGGCTGGTGTGATCCTCAGCGACCTGGTGCTGGCGCGTGACCAGCCGGCTATGCTGTTTGCCGTCACCGATCCGGTGAAATCGGCCAAGATCATGACCGCGCTCGATGCCGTCAACGCGCGCTATGGCCGCGGCACCCTGCGGCCGCTCGCGACCGGCATCGAACGCACCTGGTCGACCCGCCATGATCGCCTGTCCCCGCGCTATACGACGTCCCTCAAGGAAATGCTCGTTGCCACGGCATGGTAG
- a CDS encoding SOS response-associated peptidase has translation MCGRFASTIPPELVAKLFATSNAVPNLGSNWNTAPTQQALVVRRHPETAERHLDALKWGLLPAWTKDPDHARRPINARAETVAQLPTFRGAFAKRRAIVVMEAFYEWRRPEKQPKQPFAIARADGSPLALAGLWEGFKEASGEIIRTFCLLTTSSNELMGTVHDRMPVVLQPADWPLWLGETEGDPATLLRSADEDVLKLWPISTAVNAVRNNGPELLAPLQAPDAPPPSGAPAGANPA, from the coding sequence ATGTGTGGCCGCTTCGCCAGCACCATCCCGCCAGAGCTGGTCGCAAAGCTCTTTGCGACCAGCAACGCGGTACCGAACCTCGGTTCGAATTGGAACACCGCGCCGACCCAACAAGCGTTGGTGGTGCGTCGTCATCCCGAAACGGCGGAACGCCACCTTGATGCGCTGAAATGGGGCCTGCTCCCGGCTTGGACCAAGGATCCCGACCACGCGAGGCGGCCGATCAACGCCCGCGCCGAGACGGTAGCCCAGCTGCCGACCTTTCGGGGCGCTTTTGCAAAGCGGCGGGCCATCGTCGTGATGGAGGCGTTCTACGAGTGGCGACGACCGGAAAAACAGCCAAAGCAGCCCTTTGCGATTGCGCGTGCCGACGGCTCGCCGCTTGCCCTGGCCGGGTTATGGGAAGGATTTAAGGAGGCGTCCGGAGAAATAATACGGACGTTCTGTCTTCTGACGACATCGAGTAACGAGCTTATGGGAACGGTGCATGACCGAATGCCGGTTGTCTTGCAACCGGCCGACTGGCCGCTGTGGCTGGGAGAAACCGAAGGCGATCCGGCGACGCTGCTGCGCTCGGCGGATGAGGATGTGCTGAAGCTATGGCCGATCAGCACAGCCGTGAATGCGGTCCGCAACAACGGTCCTGAGTTGTTGGCTCCCCTGCAAGCGCCGGATGCGCCGCCGCCAAGCGGCGCCCCCGCTGGGGCCAACCCGGCCTAG
- a CDS encoding HU family DNA-binding protein, whose translation MSKAFIAEIIQDSTGCTGVVATAAAGDLIAAIVGAIKKDGGFTLPSFGTVRVAKTKARKALNPRTGGPVKVKAGKTVRFKASPTLKKTV comes from the coding sequence GTGAGCAAAGCCTTTATCGCCGAGATCATTCAGGACTCGACCGGCTGCACCGGCGTCGTCGCCACTGCAGCAGCGGGCGACCTGATCGCCGCCATCGTCGGCGCCATCAAAAAGGATGGAGGGTTTACCCTCCCGTCCTTCGGTACCGTTCGCGTCGCCAAAACCAAGGCCCGCAAAGCTCTTAATCCACGCACCGGCGGGCCGGTGAAGGTAAAGGCCGGCAAGACCGTCCGCTTCAAGGCCAGCCCAACCCTCAAGAAAACGGTATGA
- a CDS encoding Fic family protein, translated as MAADPAVERREGALTANRIGELAETPIRGAFDVDHLKAIHAYIFQDLPHHRPGEMRSDTSGWSKFRALEGQVSVHEVHYAHDHIEQRAATILRDLGGPAAITGLAPDAFTSRMARLYGDLDHVHSFHEGNSRTLRELTRSLAQEAGYDLNWTSSSVDAAERNRLYVARDIAVLERAFPGLTPQRGMETNNRAEFEASLALPALRRAPGASLEAIIREGLTPITPVQQESTPAIEASAVAAPAGKPLGIAGMALAALSRHQAAIDGSAAPAPYTSVADRTHLPPPSTSSLPIAPAGKSVTEAAPERKSAEYRPSRDPSP; from the coding sequence ATGGCGGCGGATCCTGCCGTCGAACGGCGCGAAGGCGCACTTACCGCCAACCGCATCGGCGAACTTGCCGAAACCCCGATCCGCGGCGCATTCGACGTGGACCACCTCAAGGCGATCCACGCCTACATCTTCCAGGACCTCCCGCATCATCGCCCAGGCGAGATGCGCAGCGACACCTCCGGCTGGAGCAAGTTCCGGGCGCTGGAGGGCCAAGTCAGCGTGCATGAAGTCCACTACGCCCACGATCATATCGAGCAGCGCGCAGCAACCATCCTGCGCGATCTTGGTGGTCCGGCCGCCATCACCGGCTTAGCGCCGGATGCTTTCACCTCTCGCATGGCACGACTTTATGGCGATCTCGATCACGTGCATTCGTTCCATGAAGGTAATAGCCGCACGCTGCGGGAACTGACCCGTTCGCTCGCGCAGGAAGCCGGCTATGACCTCAACTGGACGTCCAGCAGCGTCGATGCCGCTGAACGCAACCGGCTTTATGTAGCACGCGATATCGCCGTGCTCGAGCGCGCCTTTCCAGGTCTGACGCCACAACGCGGCATGGAGACGAACAATCGCGCGGAGTTTGAAGCCTCGCTTGCGCTGCCGGCTCTCCGGCGTGCACCAGGCGCATCGCTCGAGGCCATCATCCGCGAGGGCCTGACCCCGATCACCCCGGTGCAACAAGAGTCCACACCCGCGATCGAGGCATCAGCCGTAGCAGCACCGGCAGGAAAGCCATTGGGCATAGCCGGCATGGCCCTCGCTGCCCTGTCACGCCACCAAGCCGCGATCGATGGGTCTGCTGCGCCCGCGCCGTATACGTCGGTTGCCGATCGAACCCATTTGCCGCCGCCTTCCACGTCTTCTCTTCCGATTGCCCCTGCTGGAAAATCAGTCACCGAAGCCGCACCGGAACGAAAATCGGCAGAGTATCGCCCCAGCCGAGATCCAAGCCCCTGA
- a CDS encoding abortive infection family protein, whose amino-acid sequence MSTLKPGELRIIERVLRMGEGYVLDFSNKTFAEFFDAEMGVDIDANVWTENGTSKANRLRCYLQVADASKAAKVLRALDDYRTSISFQPLNEDGELLAKFRMIVEGLEPDGHGIDLEPIKQLKQDETLGELIASIQREIQADKPQVALDRLHTYCMKRFAHLIVEDDPSVTPGDSLSTRVGQYMNALKQQAKEHHPVSYSIMKSFGPIFDQFNDIRNKRTFAHDNSLIDKAEARFVFESVCNTLRFINSTATLPFGS is encoded by the coding sequence ATGAGTACATTGAAGCCCGGAGAGCTTCGCATTATCGAGCGCGTCCTGCGCATGGGTGAAGGCTATGTGCTCGATTTCTCAAACAAGACATTTGCAGAGTTTTTCGATGCTGAAATGGGCGTTGATATCGATGCAAATGTCTGGACCGAAAACGGAACTTCGAAAGCCAATCGCCTTCGCTGTTACCTACAGGTGGCCGACGCTTCAAAAGCCGCCAAGGTGCTCCGGGCACTCGATGACTATCGAACCAGTATCAGTTTTCAGCCACTCAATGAAGACGGCGAACTACTAGCGAAATTCAGAATGATTGTCGAGGGGTTAGAGCCGGATGGTCACGGGATCGATTTAGAGCCTATCAAGCAGTTGAAACAGGATGAGACTCTAGGAGAACTGATTGCGTCGATCCAAAGAGAAATTCAGGCCGATAAGCCTCAGGTTGCCTTAGACCGACTGCACACTTACTGCATGAAGCGATTTGCTCACCTGATAGTTGAGGACGATCCTTCCGTTACCCCGGGCGATTCACTCAGCACTAGAGTTGGCCAATATATGAACGCCCTAAAACAGCAAGCTAAAGAACATCACCCGGTGTCGTACTCAATCATGAAGAGCTTTGGTCCCATATTCGACCAGTTCAATGATATTAGAAATAAGCGCACATTCGCACACGATAACAGTCTTATAGATAAGGCCGAGGCTCGATTTGTGTTCGAGTCTGTTTGCAACACTCTGCGATTTATTAACTCCACTGCTACACTGCCATTCGGCAGCTAA
- a CDS encoding antitoxin VbhA family protein yields the protein MDQITPSAHLISDDERRRRQKAIDYARGSVRLEGFTLDPDIEALNQRYVAGELSRAELTAAIKHAVG from the coding sequence ATGGATCAGATTACACCCTCCGCCCACCTCATCTCGGACGACGAGCGCCGCCGTCGCCAGAAGGCGATCGACTATGCCCGCGGCAGTGTCCGCCTCGAGGGTTTCACCCTCGACCCGGACATCGAGGCCCTTAATCAACGCTACGTGGCCGGCGAATTGTCCCGCGCCGAGCTGACCGCGGCGATCAAGCACGCCGTGGGCTGA
- a CDS encoding TetR/AcrR family transcriptional regulator, with protein sequence MTKEKAAEHRTALIAAAAKLLQEGGFDGTGVAEISARAGLTQGALYGQFASKSALAAEACHRSFENGLDAWVDRRGQTGSDAAAYINQYLQPEHIANAGDGCPMAAYASEVSRQEPEVKEVFKNGFIDMVRLMQDALPGDDRKVARKRALLLISALAGSVAMARATEELDPGLSAEIVASAREVLELLTQQDTKAERPSRKQR encoded by the coding sequence GTGACCAAGGAAAAGGCCGCTGAGCACCGCACTGCCTTGATCGCCGCAGCGGCGAAGCTTCTTCAGGAAGGCGGTTTTGATGGGACGGGCGTCGCAGAGATCAGTGCCAGAGCGGGCCTAACTCAAGGTGCGCTCTACGGTCAGTTTGCGTCGAAAAGTGCATTGGCAGCTGAGGCGTGCCATCGCTCCTTCGAAAACGGGCTTGATGCATGGGTTGATCGGCGCGGCCAAACCGGTAGCGACGCTGCGGCTTACATTAACCAATACCTTCAGCCCGAGCACATCGCCAATGCTGGCGACGGGTGTCCGATGGCGGCGTACGCCTCGGAGGTCAGCCGACAGGAGCCGGAGGTAAAGGAAGTCTTCAAGAATGGCTTCATAGACATGGTTCGGCTCATGCAGGACGCCCTGCCCGGGGACGACCGAAAAGTTGCCAGAAAGCGCGCCCTGCTGCTGATTTCGGCATTAGCTGGAAGCGTTGCTATGGCGCGGGCGACTGAGGAACTAGACCCCGGCTTATCTGCAGAGATCGTGGCATCTGCTCGAGAGGTGCTCGAACTCCTCACACAGCAAGACACGAAAGCTGAGCGACCAAGCAGGAAGCAGCGATAG
- a CDS encoding EthD domain-containing protein gives MIKVSLFLTRRADLTREAFSEHWMNKHWPIVQTVPEVMEATRHYVQLHNIDGLPSAVSPAPYDGIAEVWFDSKEAAIRVMTSKNWASIVAEDDRLFLDTTKTVAMFSEERVDYRPS, from the coding sequence ATGATTAAGGTCAGCCTTTTTCTCACGCGTCGCGCGGACCTCACCAGGGAGGCGTTTAGTGAACACTGGATGAACAAACATTGGCCGATCGTACAAACCGTTCCTGAAGTTATGGAGGCGACGCGCCACTATGTTCAGCTTCATAATATTGACGGTTTACCGAGTGCTGTATCCCCCGCACCGTACGATGGCATCGCGGAAGTGTGGTTCGACAGCAAGGAGGCAGCGATCAGAGTCATGACGTCTAAGAACTGGGCATCAATCGTCGCTGAAGACGACCGGCTCTTTCTCGACACCACAAAAACGGTCGCCATGTTCTCTGAAGAGAGGGTCGACTACAGACCCTCTTAA
- a CDS encoding helix-turn-helix domain-containing protein has protein sequence MQRRKTQRTHLAHYGTFTFAADDASLKLAERTPRPLIHKRGPSFAAAGSCFISHRHTHTELLLRERLHLFGANYESIIAVRANKRDPACMEPISTLDPPAAARHTHLARAMIEDRPCVQNGHMPPPPTFMSAYRLSLCLLTLGWSERELARRIGEHRNTVRRWLLGDSAIDPEVASWLEVLMAVHVANPGPRRKLVSFLMVARQEASPR, from the coding sequence GTGCAGCGCCGGAAAACCCAGCGCACGCACCTCGCGCACTACGGCACTTTCACCTTTGCGGCCGATGATGCCAGCCTTAAACTCGCTGAACGCACTCCACGCCCGCTCATCCACAAACGTGGTCCGTCGTTTGCGGCTGCGGGCAGTTGTTTCATCTCCCATCGTCACACCCATACAGAGTTGCTGTTGCGGGAGAGGCTCCATTTATTTGGTGCGAACTACGAGAGCATTATCGCCGTTCGCGCCAATAAGCGTGACCCTGCCTGCATGGAACCGATCAGCACACTGGACCCGCCCGCCGCGGCACGGCATACTCACTTGGCCCGCGCGATGATCGAAGACAGGCCCTGTGTCCAAAATGGACACATGCCACCGCCGCCAACCTTCATGTCAGCTTATCGCCTGTCCTTATGCTTGCTGACCCTCGGCTGGTCGGAACGCGAGCTGGCCCGCCGCATCGGCGAACATCGCAACACCGTGCGCCGCTGGCTCTTGGGAGACAGCGCCATCGACCCGGAGGTCGCCAGTTGGCTCGAGGTTTTGATGGCGGTCCACGTGGCGAACCCAGGGCCGCGGCGCAAACTGGTTTCATTTTTAATGGTCGCGCGGCAGGAAGCCTCGCCGCGCTGA
- the ssb gene encoding single-stranded DNA-binding protein has translation MAGSVNKVTLLGRLGKDPEVRNSQAGSKIVSFSLATSDQWTDKASGERQERTEWHRVVIFNEQLASIAERFLLKGSMVYLEGALQTRKWTDNAGVERYSTEIVLARFRGELTLLGDARGNGEEARPAQRRREPAAAGATGGGLGGGDLDDDIPFAACWQ, from the coding sequence ATGGCCGGTAGCGTGAACAAGGTGACTTTGCTGGGCCGTCTGGGCAAAGACCCGGAGGTTCGTAACAGCCAGGCAGGCAGCAAGATCGTGAGCTTCAGCCTCGCGACCAGCGACCAGTGGACCGACAAGGCCTCGGGCGAACGCCAGGAGCGCACCGAGTGGCACCGCGTGGTGATCTTCAACGAGCAGCTGGCAAGCATTGCCGAACGGTTTCTGCTCAAGGGCAGCATGGTCTATCTCGAGGGCGCGCTGCAGACCCGCAAATGGACCGACAATGCCGGCGTCGAGCGCTACAGCACCGAGATCGTGCTGGCACGATTCCGTGGGGAACTGACCCTGCTGGGCGATGCACGCGGTAACGGCGAGGAAGCCCGGCCGGCGCAGCGCCGCCGCGAACCCGCTGCGGCGGGTGCCACAGGCGGCGGCCTGGGCGGCGGCGATCTCGATGACGACATACCGTTTGCGGCGTGCTGGCAGTAG
- a CDS encoding ImuA family protein, protein MFSLNRLSTIRVINVPELVSIGALRAQIARLEGHWPAASAEREPRLTFGQPDIDEAIPGHGLMVGALHEFIGAGADTEFGAFPAQLIAALAGRLPGPVLWIVDRTLPFAAGLAGCGLCPDRIIFAQAGKAVLGVMEDGLRHGGLAAVVGEVSGRFSLTTSRRLQLAAEGAGVTAFALRRSQIHDDPALREPSAALTRWRIVATLSPPPIPSAPEVPGLSRPRWRLELQRARGGLPRTWLVDAPGHDGQLDVVAQRSAAASPQQHQPFHTSRHAQVA, encoded by the coding sequence ATGTTCTCATTGAACCGGCTTTCAACCATCAGGGTGATCAACGTGCCGGAATTAGTGTCGATCGGCGCGCTACGCGCCCAGATCGCCCGGCTTGAAGGCCACTGGCCTGCCGCCAGCGCCGAGCGGGAGCCGAGACTGACCTTCGGCCAGCCCGATATCGACGAGGCAATTCCCGGCCATGGGTTGATGGTGGGGGCACTGCACGAGTTCATCGGCGCCGGAGCCGACACGGAATTCGGCGCCTTTCCAGCGCAGTTGATCGCAGCCTTGGCCGGGCGCCTGCCAGGGCCGGTGCTCTGGATCGTCGATCGAACCCTACCCTTTGCCGCAGGCCTGGCGGGCTGCGGGCTTTGCCCGGACCGCATCATCTTCGCGCAGGCCGGCAAAGCTGTGCTCGGCGTGATGGAGGATGGCCTGCGGCATGGTGGCCTGGCGGCTGTAGTCGGCGAGGTCTCCGGCCGCTTTAGTCTTACGACTTCACGCCGGCTGCAGCTAGCGGCGGAGGGCGCGGGCGTCACCGCCTTCGCGCTGCGCCGCAGCCAGATCCATGACGACCCGGCTTTGCGCGAGCCGTCCGCCGCGCTCACGCGCTGGCGCATCGTCGCAACCCTGTCACCGCCGCCTATCCCAAGTGCCCCCGAAGTCCCCGGCCTGAGCCGACCGCGTTGGCGCCTGGAACTGCAGCGTGCGCGTGGCGGCTTGCCGCGGACGTGGTTGGTGGATGCCCCAGGACATGACGGCCAACTCGACGTGGTTGCTCAGCGATCTGCCGCCGCTTCGCCGCAGCAGCATCAGCCGTTCCACACGTCTCGTCATGCCCAGGTTGCCTGA